From Orenia metallireducens:
CCTCTAACATATGTTATAATAAGATTTAGGATAATAATTAGAGACAATTGCTAAATAATAAGAGGTGTTGAGAGTGTTAAAAAAAATAGCAGTAATTGTAACGACATTGTTTTTAGCTTTATTATTTTCTTTTAATGTTGATGCGGGATTTGTGTTGGAGTATAAAAGTAATTTAGATTTAGAAGATTATAGTCAAATTAATATGGATCAAAAATCCCTTATATCTAATAGGATTACTCTCAATTTTCCTGTCAGGGATAAAGGAGATTATAGTTTAAGTAAGGAGGAATTAGTATCTCCTCATTATACTTATTCTAAAGATGTTAGAGGTATATATATAAATGGTTGGGTAGTAGGCAATGAAAGAAAGACTGATAATTTGATAAAAGAGGTTGAAGAGAGTAATTTGAACTCTATTGTAGTTGATCTAAAGGATGTAACAGGTCGTATTATCTTTTCTAAGAATCAGAGAGATATTTCACAGTTGTTTGAAAACGGGCTGAAAGAGTTAATAGATAAAGCTCATAAAAAGGGTATATATGTTATTGGAAGGTTAGCCGTTTTTAAAGACCCTGTTTTAGCTAATAAAGATTCGAAATATTCTTTGAAATATATATCAGCTAGTGATAATGAAACTATAATTAACAGTGATGTTTGGGTTAGTCCTTATTCAAAAGAGGTTTGGGAGTATAATATAAAGATATCAGAACAAGCAGTTAAATTAGGATTAGATGAGATTCAGTTTGATTATATTAGATTCCCTACTTTGGCAGTAAATAGTAAGTTGATTATCAAAACAGAAGAGAATAAGTCAAGAACAGATGCTATAGTAGGTTTTTTGAAGTTTGCTAATGAGAGGTTAAAAAAATATAATGTTTTGATTTCTGCAGATGTATTTGGCTTAACTACAACCGCTAAAGGTGATTTAAAGATAGGACAGGATATTACAAGATTAGTAGATTATGTAGATTATCTATCACCAATGATTTATCCTTCTCATTATAGTTCGGGATTCTATGGAATAGATAATCCTGATAGTAATCCATATGATATAATTTTTGAAAGCTTAGAAGATGCTAGAGAGAAGTTGGGAGATAAGAGTTATAAATTAAGACCTTGGTTACAAGATTTTTCTTTAAGACATATATATACAGATAAAGAAGTTAAGGAACAGATAAAAGCCGTAAAGGATAATCAGATATCTAGTTGGTTATTATGGAACCCTAGATCAATTTATACAATTAGTGCAGTAAAAGATGATAGTAAGAAGGGAATGGAAGAAAGATGGAATTTACAGGGGAGCGAGTTATTCCAGAAGAGATGAATCCTAGAAATGGTTTAGTGATTGAACATATAGCTAGATATAAATTTGCTAGTAGATTTGCTAGGGGAAGGGTTTTAGATATCGCCTGTGGAGTAGGGTATGGAAGCGAAATTTTAATGGCAATGGGTGAAGGGATTGATGAGATAGTAGGAGTAGATATAGATGAAGAGTCAATTGAATATGCAAAAAGGGTATATAAGTATCCTTGGAATAGTTTTTTAGTAGGAGATGTTAATGATGAGGGTCTCTGTGATGAAATAGGTAAGTTTGATACTATTGTTAGTATGGAAACAATAGAGCATATTAAAGATGATTACACTTTTGTTAATAATTTAAAAAGTTTATTAAAGGAAGATGGTTTATTGATTATATCCACTCC
This genomic window contains:
- a CDS encoding class I SAM-dependent methyltransferase: MEFTGERVIPEEMNPRNGLVIEHIARYKFASRFARGRVLDIACGVGYGSEILMAMGEGIDEIVGVDIDEESIEYAKRVYKYPWNSFLVGDVNDEGLCDEIGKFDTIVSMETIEHIKDDYTFVNNLKSLLKEDGLLIISTPFGRGRDFECVNPYHYRQYTEEEFREVLGLFSEIDLYCQCDKTIEKPIKGKDYYLMVALCK
- a CDS encoding putative glycoside hydrolase; this translates as MLKKIAVIVTTLFLALLFSFNVDAGFVLEYKSNLDLEDYSQINMDQKSLISNRITLNFPVRDKGDYSLSKEELVSPHYTYSKDVRGIYINGWVVGNERKTDNLIKEVEESNLNSIVVDLKDVTGRIIFSKNQRDISQLFENGLKELIDKAHKKGIYVIGRLAVFKDPVLANKDSKYSLKYISASDNETIINSDVWVSPYSKEVWEYNIKISEQAVKLGLDEIQFDYIRFPTLAVNSKLIIKTEENKSRTDAIVGFLKFANERLKKYNVLISADVFGLTTTAKGDLKIGQDITRLVDYVDYLSPMIYPSHYSSGFYGIDNPDSNPYDIIFESLEDAREKLGDKSYKLRPWLQDFSLRHIYTDKEVKEQIKAVKDNQISSWLLWNPRSIYTISAVKDDSKKGMEERWNLQGSELFQKR